CATCCGCGCGATGGAGGGGAAGTGGAAGGCCGAGCTGCCCGGCTGAGCTTCGCCGCGCCGGCGCGCGCGCTGCGGGCGAGCTGGGACGATCTGGTCACGCTGTTCGCGAACGTCGGCTTCGGCGTCACGCTGCTGGCGGTGTGGGCGCTGCTGACGACGATCGGCGTGATCGTCGACCAGGGCAAAGATCCGAGCTACTACGCCGGTGCCTACGGGCCGCCGCTCTCGCGGCTGATCCTGCGGCTCGATCTCCAGAACATCTACCACAGCCCGGCCTACATCGGCATCCTCGGGCTGATCCTGTGCTCGATGGCCGCGGCGACGTTCGTCAAGGTGATCCCGCGCCGCATCCCGCGCCTGCACCCGGTCCGCATCGAAGCGATCCCGCTGCACGCGACCCTGCGCGTCGCCGGTGATCCCGAGCGCGTGCGCGAGCGCATCGCCGCGTTCTTCGCCGCGCGCGGCTGGCAGGTGCGCTCGCGCACCTTCGCCGGCGAAGAGTGGACGTTCGCCGACAAGGTCAATTGGGCGCGGCGCGGCGTGCTGATCGCGCACATCGGCTTCGTGATCATCGCGATCGGCACGACGATTTACTGGGCGAAAGGCTACAGCGGCCAGTTCACCGTGCTCAGCGGACAGACCGCGACCATACCGCAGAACGGCGCGACCGTCTCGCTCGAGCGCTTCGCCTATCGCATCGATCCGATCACCACCAAAGCCGGCGTCGTGTACCAGCCGATCGACTATGTCTCGAACGCGATCGTCACCGGCCGCGACGGCGTCGCGCACCACGCGGTGATCCGGGTCAACCATCCTTACGATCTCGACGGGACGCTGATCTATCAGGCGACCTACGGCTTCGGGATCGACTTCGCGCTCACCAAGGACGGCCGGCCCGTCCCCGGGCCCGACCACCCGCTGCTCGAGGGCGAAGGGTTTCCGATCGACGGGACCTCGCGCGCGATCCAGTACACGCGCTTCGTCGGCACGATCGACCGCACGACCGGGCAGCCCGGTCCCGACCCGCGGCCGAACGACCCCGGCGTGGTCATCCAGGCCTTCGACGGCGATCAGTCCGTCGGCAGCGCACTGGTCCCGCTCGGGCAACCGATCGACCTGGGCGCCGGCTACCGGCTCGAAGCGACCCGCTACGTGCTCTACTCGGGCTTCCAGTACCGCTACGACCCGGGCATTCCGGTCGTCGGGCTGGGCGCGCTGATCCTCGTGCTCGGCCTGTGCATCGCGATCTACCTGTTGCCCGCCCGGCTGTTCGTGCAGGTCCGGCCGGCCGCCGACGGCGCCGAGGTCGGAATCGCCGCCACCACCGTCAAAGGCTACGAGGTCTTCGAAGATCGTTTCCGCGAGATCGTCGCGGACCTGCGGCGCAGCGAAGCCGCTACCTAGGAGAGCGCATGGACCCCATCCGCGTACAGATCGACACGACCTTGCTGGTCATCGGCATCGCCGCCTACGTCACCGGCGCGATCGTGATGCTCGGGTTCTTCTTGCTGCGGCGGCCGATCTTGCGCGCGCTGGGACTGCCGCTGGCGATCGTCGGCTGCGCCGCGCAGTTCGCCGAGCTGGGCACGCGCTGGTGGATGACCGGCGTGTGGCCGCTGACCAACCTGTACGGCTCGCTCTCGCTGTTCAGCGCGTTCGCGGTGCTGATCTTCCTGGTCTTCGCCTACAAGTACGACCTGGCGATCGTGGGCGGCTTCCTCTTGCCGTGCGCGGCGATCGC
The window above is part of the Candidatus Sulfotelmatobacter sp. genome. Proteins encoded here:
- a CDS encoding cytochrome c biogenesis protein ResB, which translates into the protein MEGRAARLSFAAPARALRASWDDLVTLFANVGFGVTLLAVWALLTTIGVIVDQGKDPSYYAGAYGPPLSRLILRLDLQNIYHSPAYIGILGLILCSMAAATFVKVIPRRIPRLHPVRIEAIPLHATLRVAGDPERVRERIAAFFAARGWQVRSRTFAGEEWTFADKVNWARRGVLIAHIGFVIIAIGTTIYWAKGYSGQFTVLSGQTATIPQNGATVSLERFAYRIDPITTKAGVVYQPIDYVSNAIVTGRDGVAHHAVIRVNHPYDLDGTLIYQATYGFGIDFALTKDGRPVPGPDHPLLEGEGFPIDGTSRAIQYTRFVGTIDRTTGQPGPDPRPNDPGVVIQAFDGDQSVGSALVPLGQPIDLGAGYRLEATRYVLYSGFQYRYDPGIPVVGLGALILVLGLCIAIYLLPARLFVQVRPAADGAEVGIAATTVKGYEVFEDRFREIVADLRRSEAAT